From the Silurus meridionalis isolate SWU-2019-XX chromosome 5, ASM1480568v1, whole genome shotgun sequence genome, one window contains:
- the tnni4b.3 gene encoding troponin I4b, tandem duplicate 3 has protein sequence MSDSGVKKPKPKISASRRLYLKTKILKKASTLLEEEKKEKVIERERILSERLPPLQLSGLSLQDLQTLCKELHRKIDGVDDDRYNVASKVAKNEKEVADLSHKIFELKGKMKRPNLKRVRVSAEAMLGALLGSRHKESIDFKANLKTVKKEEEKREDTDWRKNVDAMSGMEGRKKMFAGT, from the exons ATGTCTGATAGTGG AGTG AAGAAACCAAAGCCCAAAATCTCGGCATCCCGACGCTTATATTTAAAG ACCAAAATTCTGAAGAAAGCTAGCACTTTGttggaggaagaaaagaaagagaaagtaattgagagagagagaatcctCAGTGAAAGATTGCCTCCTCTCCAGCTGAGTGGTTTATCATTGCAAGACTTACAG ACTTTGTGTAAAGAACTGCATCGCAAAAtcgatggtgttgatgatgaccGCTACAACGTTGCATCTAAAGTTGCTAAAAATGAGAAAGAG GTTGCGGATTTGAGCCACAAAATCTTCGAGCTCAAGGGCAAAATGAAGAGACCCAACCTGAAGAGGGTAAGAGTGTCTGCGGAAGCAATGCTCGGCGCTCTGCTCGGCTCCAGACACAAAGAGTCCATTGACTTCAAGGCCAACCTTAAGACagtaaagaaagaagaggagaag agaGAGGATACTGACTGGAGGAAGAATGTGGATGCCATGTCTGGTATGGAAGGCAGAAAGAAGATGTTTGCTGGAACATAA
- the LOC124386151 gene encoding troponin I, slow skeletal muscle-like: protein MADGPRKSKISSGRRLGLKIKMLNTAQEMLILEKQQKKKEKEDTLSERVPPLKLSGLTVQELQDLCRDLHCKIDVIDEERYNIQVKVSKNDKEIEEMTRKIIEMRGKMKRPTLKRVRISAEAMLSVLLGARHKESFDFKANLKTVRKEEEKKEEVTDWRKNVEAMSGMEGRKKLFNAGQ from the exons ATGGCTGATGG ACCG AGAAAGAGCAAGATTTCCTCTGGACGCCGGCTTGGGTtgaag ATCAAGATGCTAAACACAGCCCAGGAAATGCTCATATTAGAGAAGCaacagaagaagaaagagaaggaggacaCACTGAGCGAGAGGGTTCCGCCTCTAAAGCTTTCGGGTCTCACTGTCCAGGAACTGCAG GATCTTTGCAGGGATCTCCATTGCAAGATTGATGTAATTGATGAGGAGCGCTACAACATTCAAGTCAAGGTGTCCAAAAATGACAAAGAG ATAGAGGAAATGACAAGGAAGATCATCGAAATGAGAGGCAAGATGAAAAGGCCTACTCTGAAGAGAGTAAGGATCTCAGCCGAGGCTATGCTCAGTGTCCTTCTCGGCGCTAGACACAAAGAGTCCTTTGACTTCAAAGCCAATCTGAAAACAGtgaggaaggaggaggagaag AAAGAAGAGGTGACTGACTGGCGTAAGAATGTGGAGGCCATGTCTGGAATGGAGGGCAGGAAAAAGCTATTCAATGCTGGTCAATAG
- the bpgm gene encoding bisphosphoglycerate mutase yields MSKHKLFLLRHGEGAWNKENRFCSWVDQKLSENGVLEAKECGRMLKQHGYEFGRVFTSILSRSVQTAWLVLESMGQEWVPITKSWRLNERHYGALIGLNRAEMALNHGEEQVKLWRRGYDVTPPPIDESHPYYAQIYNDRRYTTCDVPKDELPKTESLKEVLDRLLPYWNDVIVPEIKSGQTVLISAHGNSCRALLKHLEGISDTDIVNVTLPTGVPVLLELDENLRPVKPRELLGDQAKIQAAIKKVEDQGKVDEGKK; encoded by the exons ATGTCGAAGCACAAACTCTTCCTGCTGCGGCATGGCGAAGGAGCGTGGAACAAAGAGAACCGCTTCTGCAGCTGGGTCGACCAGAAACTTAGCGAAAACGGAGTCCTAGAAGCTAAGGAATGTGGCCGGATGCTGAAGCAGCATGGCTATGAGTTTGGTCGCGTTTTCACCTCCATCCTCAGCCGCTCCGTTCAGACAGCATGGCTCGTGCTGGAGTCCATGGGCCAAGAGTGGGTCCCCATCACCAAGTCATGGAGGCTTAATGAGCGCCACTACGGCGCTCTGATCGGCCTCAACAGGGCAGAGATGGCGCTGAACCATGGTGAGGAGCAGGTAAAACTGTGGAGGCGGGGCTATGATGTCACTCCACCCCCCATCGATGAGTCCCATCCCTACTATGCACAGATTTACAATGACCGGCGGTACACTACGTGCGACGTGCCCAAAGATGAGCTGCCCAAAACGGAGAGCCTGAAGGAGGTACTGGATAGACTTCTGCCTTACTGGAATGATGTCATCGTTCCTGAAATTAAGAGTGGCCAAACCGTCCTCATTTCAGCTCATGGGAACAGCTGCAGAGCCTTGCTTAAGCATCTTGAAG GTATCTCTGATACCGACATTGTGAATGTCACCCTGCCCACTGGAGTACCAGTTCTGCTTGAGTTGGATGAAAACCTCCGGCCGGTGAAGCCCCGAGAGCTGCTGGGAGATCAGGCAAAAATTCAGGCAGCCATTAAAAAGGTGGAGGATCAGGGAAAGGttgatgaaggaaaaaaatga
- the LOC124386309 gene encoding LOW QUALITY PROTEIN: interleukin-17 receptor A (The sequence of the model RefSeq protein was modified relative to this genomic sequence to represent the inferred CDS: deleted 1 base in 1 codon) produces the protein MIVAFFVLSGVFGQISSLGLIKHPPLQCSQTGLSCIVQKGRQNCSDWVKPRSEAPSPHPNVYLHVESKEDERKEMVPVLSLTLTPFSDASIYALKGIKVLVHEFNTNNSLCVCYIFKSNFSRILQSWSFVLDQIVVDPGMTYQVSVSNLPKPDVEGHAKLLNKTVPGKCGVMTGSLWDPNMTWSVRDDGGNGVAIELMFNTAQFSDMYKVYVHYDDFHTELSHTVSKDNRTSISVNFILNPQQLQCCELSFGIKPYFKHAWNNVHITNKRLIFAPIIPFHQPGDGTWFGHFLAKQHCYSAFTAVLLRKRIETIHTDRSYFFQNTVNKGNPETIPVQKHSKILIIYSQDHPMYTKIVLKLCAFLRAKCGTEVALDLLDFTCLSTVGSIQWLDMQKKRLSSTSDKILILCSPGVCAKWNAMCGGCRVVTREDACSPMGDMLTPALSLIIPEFVCAPSFGKYIVAYFNDVCSEKDVPSVFNVAVKYQLMKQFEELFFRLLNKEKYEPGQIKHVDSLGGDDYHGCPYGRALRDAIVTFQTYQLTNPNWFKMELIDMHEEVKEHDLEQEDNTEISRYCNLQNELQIEEISAPVCTNIVIGQKAKQLLRSETALIV, from the exons ATGATTGTTGCCTTTTTTGTGCTCTCTGGTGTTTTTGGACAGATTTCTTCTCTTGGGTTGATAAAGCATCCTCCTCTGCAGTGTTCTCAAACG GGTTTATCCTGTATTGTCCAAAAAG GCAGGCAAAACTGTTCAGATTGGGTGAAGCCAAGATCAGAGGCTCCAAGTCCACATCCCAATGTGTACCTCCATGTGGAATCCAAGgaagatgaaaggaaagaaatggtTCCTGTGTTGTCTCTCACATTAACACCATTTTCTGATG CAAGTATATACGCCCTGAAGGGGATAAAAGTGCTTGTGCATGAATTCAACACAAACAACAGCCTGTGTGTTTGTTACATATTCAAAAGCAACTTTTCCAGGATCCTACAATCA TGGTCTTTTGTGCTTGATCAAATAGTTGTGGATCCAGGAATGACGTATCAGGTTTCTGTGTCTAATTTACCAAAGCCAGATGTGGAGGGACATGCAAAATTGCTAAATAAAACAGTTCCAG GAAAATGTGGTGTTATGACAGGCAGCCTCTGGGACCCCAACATGACATGGTCagtgagagatgatggaggaaaTGGGGTCGCAATTGAACTGATGTTTAATACAGCACAGTTCTCAGACATGTACAAAGTATATGTTCACTACGATGATTTCCACACCGAGCTGTCACACACAGTCTCAAAG GACAACCGTACTTCAATCAGCGTCAATTTCATTTTGAACCCTCAGCAGTTACAATGCTGTGAGCTCTCATTTGGG atcAAACCATATTTTAAAC ATGCATGGAACAATGTTCACATCACCAACAAAAGGTTAATATTTGCTCCT ATTATACCATTCCATCAACCAGGAGATGGCACATGGTTTGGACACTTTTTGGCCAAGCAGCACTGTTATTCTGCGTTCACAGCTGTTTTGCTGCGTAAAAGAATTGAGACAATACATACAG ATAGATCCTACTTTTTTCAAAACACGGTGAACAAGGGCAACCCAGAAACCATTCCAGTGCAAAAGCACAGTAAAATCCTGATAATCTACTCTCAGGACCACCCCATGTACACTAAGATTGTCCTGAAGCTGTGTGCTTTCCTCAGAGCCAAATGTGGAACTGAAGTTGCACTCGACCTGCTGGACTTTACATGCCTCAGTACTGTAGGCAGCATCCAGTGGCTggacatgcaaaaaaagagacttTCCAGTACTTCTGATAAAATACTCATCCTGTGTTCTCCAGGCGTGTGTGCCAAATGGAATGCTATGTGCGGAGGGTGCAGGGTGGTGACCCGGGAGGACGCTTGCTCACCCATGGGGGATATGCTGACCCCAGCTCTTAGCCTTATCATACCGGAATTCGTGTGTGCTCCATCTTTCGGGAAGTACATTGTAGCTTACTTCAATGATGTGTGCAGTGAGAAGGATGTACCCTCTGTGTTTAATGTGGCTGTAAAGTATCAGCTGATGAAGCAATTCGAAGAGCTCTTTTTCAGACTCCTAAACAAGGAGAAGTATGAACCAGGACAAATTAAACACGTCGACAGCCTTGGGGGAGATGACTACCACGGTTGTCCATATGGCAGAGCCTTAAGAGATGCCATTGTAACATTTCAGACATACCAGCTAACAAATCCTAACTGGTTTAAAATGGAGCTCATAGACATGCATGAGGAAGTCAAAGAGCATGACCTTGAGCAGGAAGACAATACAGAAATCAGCCGATATTGCAACCTTCAGAATGAACTGCAGATCGAGGAAATCTCAGCTCCTGTATGCACTAACATTGTCATAGGTCAAAAGGCAAAGCAGCTTTTAAGATCTGAAACAGCACTCATAGTCTAA